In the genome of Parasteatoda tepidariorum isolate YZ-2023 chromosome 10, CAS_Ptep_4.0, whole genome shotgun sequence, the window atttaaaaaaaaaactgctatttttGAGGATTGCTGcttattttgatatattgttTTGATTCTAAAACTACAGAttgttattagtattttaatgttttgctttGGTTCAtgtaattaacataattttggcGAGTAAGTGCAATATGTTCTTTACAGGACAGAATCAGTATGCTGTTGTAAAATTTGTCGGGGAAGAGAATATTGAAGTAGTGCCATCTTCATGGctcataaataatgaaacacaAATTAGATGGCCTGCAAAAAAAGTCACAAACTTAAAAGttgactaatttaattttataaccgtcgaacagccgacccaattctgagttaacgatcatctatgttcaactccgtagccttgcaaataatgaacccaacccagaagacaagtaaACTCCTAGATCATTGGACACATTATCCTTCGTGTaggattttgatggaacttaccagCATTTTCGTTACCTTGACAGGAAAGCAACGAAAACTTCACGTCGTTAACACGACCTATATCCATAATTCACCTCCACCTAGCTTTGTGGTCGGTGTGAACAGGGCGCAGAATACGTAACAACCAACCACCACTGGGACTGGAACCTGTGTAACCTCATTGCTTTATCCTATGAGTCATTGCGGCTTTAAGCGCTGTCaacaaggaaaaattataaaacaataattttcagaataagcgATATGTGATACgctaaatgaataattaaaaaaataaataaatatatatatatatatatataatagttttggaaaaagatatccaaataataaaagaaaaactaggAAGAAAACTCGCTCGTAATTATATGAGTCTAACATCCATTTTCAATTCGGACAATTGAGCCAGAATTtaatgctattaaatatttattcgaatgaaacaatatagattttaatttattgaatgcaTATAAGGGTTAGTTTGAATTTTGCGAAACACAAATGATTAAGACTCTTAAGCAGCTTTAAATTTCTACACAGGTTGGGATAGCCAGGTTGGTAGGGCGTTAGTACCATGTCCACAagatcgtgagttcgatccccgccggctaAAGACACGTGGACAGCACCATTGCGCACGTCAACTCTgatgggtcacaaagtcctccaagttcccataataaatcaattcCCTCGTTGGTACTGAATTAGGGATCGATCCTTCTCTAGTGCATGTCATACTTACGACCCTTTAATGATTGGGTCCGTCCTGTAAAGcaggctgtgacgtgtgtgtggctaaTATTCGTTTTCTTGAACACAGATGGCACCCctagaaaaacaagaaacacaccCTTGAATTCGCTTGGTTACACCACGCAGGCTTGCCGGTCTTAGTAAGTGGTATTAGAATCAACAATATTTACGTTTGAgcgtttccaaataatttttatgatatcaGGCCTACCGTTATTATgcagaagaataactttgtcATGTCTTTGCTCGTATTCCAGCCGTTTTTCTCATAATGCACAGCTCAAACGAATCAATTGTAGCCTATACCGATAGCCCGTAATGGAATCATTAGGTCgtagcagctcatagtatacaaaactattcaccattCTTGAAACCATTCCCTACAAGATTTATCAGTTCGAGCATTGTCACCATAAATTTCTACAAGAATTCGATGCGcttcagctgcacttttcttccaattaaagcagaaaaataaaacctcCCGCAAATGGTGCTGAGTTACcataaaatttgacatattcaacaacaaagtaaaaaaaaccgAGTTTTTGTATGTAACTCAAagcgatataaactgaatattattaacagatgtttaacctctctgaaaccaccTGTCACTATGAAACAGTCATAGCAGCAGAGCCATCTCTTAAAAACGGTCAGAACTAATTTGTAGaaatttcaagtaatattttaaaattttccaaagcTTAACTCTGTATCCAATTTTTtggggttcacgactactaatgttcaactctgtaatcTTCGTTATTTTGAACCGAATCcaaaagacaaaggaactcctggatcaagtatcagaactatcccgcatttgcgttacatggagaggaaaactttCTATGGTTAGCCTGCCGGTAAGCTGATTCTTACctataatccgtctaccactgaggatatttaacgacAGCACTATGGTCGGGGCAAGCTGGATGCGAAATTCATATCGACTTGCCGTTGCccagattcgaacccggttcacctcagtggaaagcgaacgctctatcccatgAACCATCACGGCTCTAATGTTGAGAATCACAGTTTTCTATGTTACCGGATATCTGACTTACCATACAGGAAAAAAGTGGCAACGTATGCAAGAAACGTTCCGCCAAGTCACTTAAAAATCATACATCggaattcgtattcacgcgataTCAAAATGAAATGTAGAGATTCGTATTCaagcagtggactgatcgaaAAGACACGgtttcccagtagaacacttaagttaagcatcactgactgcggccAGTAAGCTAATTAGTGACTACTTTGATCAGCCTCcaacgtagggaccgagggtgctcgttaaactgttctatcgcaAAGTGCTAGACTTCGtgagcaggtcgtcgggctattAAAGCAcaggagccatcccctctgcagaggatcaaaattgcaatggaaTGGCATCGGgacatcctcagagatgtttgccagaccgtcgccaattgaccattgagcagctctagcgcgacgtaaataaattacctaCCATATTCAAGagacttttaaatgaaacatcgagattcgtatgaaagcgattttaaaatccataatcatattcacgcaatcttaaaattaaatgttgagaTTCGTATTCGCGTGATTTAAAATTCCTGCATTGAGATTtatatttacacattttaaatgaatagaatCTCGCATCCATACCTACATTAAAACATTCTGTGGACAAATGGGACTACACACTTTACACatgttcaaatttcaattatttaaaatgtgtttaggCATTAACAtttgtgtatttatattttcctttttctttaccAAATTTATCCTTGCAAAATAGAGTTGcataaaatccattaaaaaaaacaacaatgcatttttttaaaaaaatctgtgatCTTCAAACAAATTTGGACAAAATGAGGAGAAGGCAAAAGAGTTGAAACTAATTCCAGGAGTTAATTTTAGCTGAGATTTTGTACTCccacaaaactttttattctatcaAATTGTGGAATCAACTATTGCTTTATCATTGTTTGTTGGTACGTGAGGGAGGGTGGGATTCCACAATTCAAGTTTTGGATAACGAACCTTCAGGAAAGATGAGGATGTGTAGTAAAAAAGAAGTATTGAACTAAAAGTGGATTAAagaactgattttaaaaaaaaaattatgatgtagAAACCACAAACCTCAGAAATGTGTAGTGGAGAGACCTAAATTGACAAGCTATAGAAGAATGACTTTTAAAAccacaatgaaaataaatgaaagggtagatcattttatttcaaaaaaccttttaatacACTCAGTAAAAGAATTAAGTTACCAAAAGGCAAACACATTTACACCTATGTGAAAAAATaagcgtaaaaaaaatctattaaaagaaTGCATTACCTAAGTTACAAGATCAAGGTTTTTCGCCAGCATGAGTGCGATTGTGTTCAGACAGACTACTCTTctgtgaaaaattcttattacatatactacaagaataaggtttctcaccagtatgagaGCGACTGTGCCTAGTCAGAGTACTCTTCTCCGAAAAACTCTTCTGACATATACTGCAataataaggtttctcaccagtatgagaGCGACTGTGTTTAGTCAGACTCCTCTTCTGTGAAAAACTCTTCTGACATATACTAcatgaataaggtttctcagCAGTATGAGAGCGACTGTGTGCAGTTAGATTACTCTTctgtgaaaaactcttattgcatatactacaagaaaaaggtttctcaccagtatgagaGCGACTGTGCCTAGTCAGATTACTGCTCAGTGAAAAATTCTTCTGACATATACTAcatgaataaggtttctcaaAAGTATGAGAGCGACAGTGTTTAGTCAGACTACTCTTCTCTGAAAAACTCTTCTGACATATATTACAAGAAtgaggtttctcaccagtatgagaGCGACTGTGTTTAGTCAGACTACTCTTCTCTGAAAAATTCTTCTGACATATACTAcatgaataaggtttctcaaAAGTATGAGAGCGACAGTGTTTAGTCAGATTATTCTTCTCTGAAAAACTCTTCtgacatatactacaagaataaggtttctcaccagtatgagaGCGACTGTGTTTAGTCAGACTACTCTTCTCTGAAAAACTCTTCtgacatatactacaagaataaggtttctcaccagtatgagaGCGACTGTGTTTAGTCAGACTACTCTTCTCTGAAAAACTCTTCtgacatatactacaagaataaggtttctcaccagtatgagaGCGACTGTGTTTAGTCAGACTACTCTTCTCTGAAAAATTCTTCTGACATATACTAcatgaataaggtttctcaaAAGTATGAGAGCGACAGTGTTTAGTCAGATTATTCTTCTCTGAAAAACTCTTCtgacatatactacaagaataaggtttctcaccagtatgagaGCGACTGTGAGCAGTTAGATTACTCTTctgtgaaaaactcttattacatatactacaagaataaggtttctcaccagtatgagaGCGACAGTGTTTAGTCAGACTACTGTTCTCTGAAAAACTCTTCtgacatatactacaagaataaggtttctcaccagtatgagaGCGATTGTGTTTAGTTAGATCAGACCTAtatgaaaaactcttattacatgtactacaagaataaggtttttcaccagtatgagAACGACTGTGCACAGTCAGACTACTATTGTTTAGAAATCTTTCATTACATATAACACAGAAATAAAGATTCNNNNNNNNNNNNNNNNNNNNNNNNNNNNNNNNNNNNNNNNNNNNNNNNNNNNNNNNNNNNNNNNNNNNNNNNNNNNNNNNNNNNNNNNNNNNNNNNNNNNNNNNNNNNNNNNNNNNNNNNNNNNNNNNNNNNNNNNNNNNNNNNNNNNNNNNNNNNNNNNNNNNNNNNNNNNNNNNNNNNNNNNNNNNNNNNNNNNNNNNNNNNNNNNNNNNNNNNNNNNNNNNNNNNNNNNNNNNNNNNNNNNNNNNNNNNNNNNNNNNNNNNNNNNNNNNNNNNNNNNNNNNNNNNNNNNNNNNNNNNNNNNNNNNNNNNNNNNNNNNNNNNNNNNNNNNNNNNNNNNNNNNNNNNNNNNNNNNNNNNNNNNNNNNNNNNNNNNNNNNNNNNNNNNNNNNNNNNNNNNNNNNNNNNNNNNNNNNNNNNNNNNNNNNNNNNNNNNNNNNNNNNNNNNNNNNNNNNNNNNNNNNNNNNNNNNNNNNNNNNNNNNNNNNNNNNNNNNNNNNTaatttagggaaagagggaaatcttagtatAGTTGTTATTGGTTTATCAAATAGATCGAGCGTTTCCCACACagagcaaagggaaaaatgtcctgcttttaattaaatgcatagttgagccaaaaatagatttatgaacaggatgtggcttttaaaagtgtgaaaaagtatttcgattggaataattaattaggataacataaaaagattaattgaagctttttatgttatatatatatatatatccttgtTCTCACGTAgttatttactttctaaaataGTTGGATTTTATTAGGAAAAATCAGAACGTAATCGCTTACATTGcataacaattataaatgaaCGGCAGATGGACATGAATAACATCAGTTCGTTAATAATCACGTGACTCCCCGTTTCAGATGAAAACGATAGTAAGcgttttttgcttaataattagtcttcttaaaaagaataataaaatattttctgggaATTATGAGGGATTATGAATGGAttaagatttgttaaaaaaagctactgtaattttccttttttgctaCGACGAGTTGTACCAGTGACAAATTGTGCGTGCCACGATTCCGCAATATTCGTAAATAGACGCATTTCATAGATGTAACAGCAAGAAATTGTGctgttaaaaatgatgaaaataatgattaaaaataaaggtttcaCCTTATTAGATTAATCGAAAAAAGTGCCTAGTAACTGTTTATACATTTTAGAGACTTTCATTTTTGTGAGATTtatatttacacattttaaataaatagaatctcGCATCCATATACCTACATTAAAACATTGATAACATTTTATGAACATATGGGACTACACACTTTACACATGCTCCaatttcaattacttaaaaagtgtttaggcgtaacatttttggatttatattttttttaatttttatcaaatttatcccTGAAAAATACAGTTCTATAAAACCTGTCAGAAAATCTGTGATCTTCAAACAAATTTGGACAAAATGAGGAGACAAAAGGGTTGAAACAAATTCCAAGAGTTCAACAGCAATGCATGCAGGAGTTCTTTTTAGTTGAGATTTTgtgaaaacttttcattttatctaagaCTTAAATCAACCATTCCATTATCATTGCTAGTTGATATCTGAGGGAGGGTGGGtgagaacaatttaaatttaggatAACCAACCTCCTGGAAAAATTGGGATGtgtagtaaaaaagaaataatgaattaaaagtggATTGAAGAATCGGTAACGGAGAAATCACAAATCTGAGAAGTGGAGACACCTAAATTGAATAGCAGTAcaagaatgaattttaaaaactacaatgaaaataaatgaaaggcTAGATTAGAtcacttaatttcaaaaaatcgcTTATTACACtcactaaaataattaagttactcAGAGGCAAACACAATTACgcaatatatgaaaaaataggagtaaaaatgaagaaattaacaaaacattttttattacgttGGTAACAAAATCAAGGTTTTTCATCAGTATGAGAGCAATTGTGTTTAGTTAGATAACATTTATGTGAAAAACTCTTCTTACATATACTAcatgaataaggtttctcaccagtatgagaGCGAATGTGCACAGTCAGACGACTCTTCTCGGAAAAACTCTTCTGACATATACTAcatgaataaggtttctcaccagtatgagaGCGAATGTGCACAGTCAGACGACTCTTCTCGGAAAAACTCTTCTTACATATACTAcatgaataaggtttctcaccagtatgagaGCGACTGTGTTTAGTCAGACTACTCTTCTGTGAAAAACTCTTCTGACATATACtgcaagaataaggtttctcaccagtatgagaGCGATTGTGTTTAGTCAGACAACTCTTCTCTGAAAAACTCTTCagacatatactacaagaataaggtttctcaccagtatgagtGCGATAGTGCTTAGTTAGTTTACTCTTctctgaaaaacttttattacatatattacaagaataaggtttttcaccaCTATGAGAACGACTATGCAAAGTCAGTCTACTCTTCTCTGAAAAACTCTTCtgacatatactacaagaataaggtttctctccAGTATGAATGCGACAGTGTTTAGTTAGCTTACTCTTCTCTGAAAAACTCTTCtgacatatactacaagaataaggtttctcaccagtatgagtGCGACAGTGTCTATTTAGTTTACTGTTCTCCGTAAAACTCTtgttacatatactacaagaataaggtttctcaccagtatgacaACAACTGTGTCTAGTCAGATTACCCTTCGTTGAAAAACTCTTATGACAGATACTACAAGAATTAGCTTTCTCACTAGTATGAGTACGATTGTGTTCCGTTAGATCCCATCTATataaaaaactcttattacatatactacaagaaaaaagttttttagctGTATGAGAGCGATAGTGTACAGTTAGAAGAGACCTAtatgaaaaactcttattacatatactacaagaaaaaagtttcttagcTGTATGAGAGCGATAGTGTACAGTTAGAAGAGACCTATATGAAAAACTCTttttacatatactacaagaataaagGTATTCACCATTATGCTGGCGATTGTGCTTAGTTAGATAATCcttccttgaaaattttttatcacatacactacaagaataaggtttctcaccagtatgagtGCTATAGTGTTTAGTTAGTATACTCTTctctgaaaaacttttattacatatattacaagaataaggtttttcaccagtatgagAACGACTATGCAAAGTCAGCCTACTCTTCTCTGAAAAACTCTTCTGACATATAcaacaagaataaggtttctcatcAGTATGAGTGCGACAGTGTCTATTTAGTGTACTCTTatctgaaaaactcttattacatatactacaagaataaggtttctcaccagtatgagaACGATTGTGCACAGTCAGCCTATCTTTCTCTGAAAAACTTTTCtgacatatactacaagaataaggtttctcaccagtatgagtGCGACAGTGTTTAGTTAGTTTACTCTTatctgaaaaactcttattacatatactacaagaataaggtttctctccAGTATGAGTGAGATAATGGTTATTTAGATGACACCTTTgtgaaaaactattattacatatactacaagaataaggtttctcgcCAGTATGAGAACGACTGTGCACAGTCAGATGACTGTTccgtttaaaattcttattacatataaCACAGAAATAAAGATTCTTATTAGTATTAACATTGAGCATAATCATGTTACCGTCTACTAAAAAACTCATATTGTATAAAATGCAACTGTATTAATCTGTATGtagctaattattatttcaaagatCTAAATATATTACCatcataagattttttaagaGTGAACCATCTTATGAcaagttaaaatacatttttagaaaaacatcattaaaaattttactcaaatgtCTCTTAGAATGAGTTATGGATACTAATGACTATTACTggatataatattaaaagggCTAagcaaaaatagcatttaaattgCTATAAATACATCTAAGTTTTACAATGGAATGAAAATCAAAGTAATAAATacatagcaataaaaaaaacatagtaataaaaaatgcacagTATTTTTCATAGTCATATGAGATAATGAGAATGCCTTGCTTTCTCTGTGGCTGGCagtagaaacaatttttaagataacCTATTCTTGTCTAATATCTTTGGTCTTCAAGTACCATGAAATTCAGAACAATGCACATCCAACTATAAAAAGcaacattgaaaagaaaaataattaattgaacattgagaaaaaaataaaaagtcattaatagtctaaaaatatgttgcgtattcaaatttaataaactttttctgttaccaaaaaaaaaaaaaaaactttaattatgcCAACATATGCAAAAAACTCTTGTACAGGGCAAAAGAGACAGTCAACACTGGCTATGAAGCACTTACAAAATTGTCTTCAAGTCCCAACTTTAGACGTCAAAAGTGCCCCAAACGTCAAAATtacatgtaaattattattttttcgataaacttttctgaaaattccttTTCTGCAACTTGTTTCTTAAATTGATGCAGTATTAGGAATAAACTTTGTAAGGTTCATCATATTTtgggaaaagtttaaaaagaaagctttaCATTAggatgttattttaaagtaatcaacTTTCAGGAAGGCTTGTCAGGAGCAATTATCGCGATTAGACTACACCATAAATCAATACACCGGGATTAAAtttgcacttttaaaattaaatgcatacatttttaaatatcttaaatgcataatttttgaatatcttataaactaaaagtacaattaaattgcataaaataataaaaaactcgCACTTTAAAAGGTCAATATACTTGTTTAAGTACATATGCTGATACTAATCATATACATCtccaagaaaattataaaataaaatcaagtttttaaaagtctaaGAATTTAATTACAACAAACTCTTCACTAATCAACTTCAACTTTGCATAcactgaaattataattataaaataacaaattcacagtatgtaagttaaaaaaaaaaaaagtcatgcacaagttttttttttaaaaaaaaaaaggtttcaaaattaaaaaaaaagacttaggattttgaaaaaaattgaagcaaacaaaatatattcaaaacttaatccttaagaattgaaaaataaaataaaaattacacaataatatgaggaagaaaaataataacttatatgCATTGATAAGATAAATTACAAGAAcataatttatagaatataaaaataagaaacatggTAGAATCAGAATAAGTTTTAAGAACATATATCGTTATCTCGCATGTTCGTTTCCGCacctcttagtttttttttctgctttgtggtgacttgatatcgtttcttgtagattattttcagtggaaCTGACTTTGTGATCACCGTTCTGAACGTAATCTATAATTGAAAAGAATACATAAAgaagtgtttcttaattaattaggtaaaagtttttttttgtaacaaaactttcttttttatttttaaatgtgaaaattaattttgatattatatgtttaagtatttttctacattattgaatttattacaatcggaaatataatttaaggtgcccataaagaattaaattaaaaagtaattaaatttgttagggtactttttactttattttaatttattaaaaactttttggataaaataataatttaatgggtttttattactgatttcaaatttattaatctttagttgttgtcatttttatacataaaattataacaaaacttacTTTTCCTCTAttggatttggacataagtcaatcaattgtgttcattcaaaaaaattagtaatgtttgcgattgcgacttctttttttaaaatcatttagtacttcgttttattaaagagtataatagcgctttttaattttccttcaatattgtcagttgaatatattatcgaatatcataattcttttgtttttatttttaagaaattaaaccttactttTTTCTTGTNTTCTATATTGTTAGGTAAAtacattgataaatttcaattttatttttttttttattatttacttttaaactaagaaatctttcgttatttgcgcgatcatttttagaaaatataacattaatatttttcttaagcaaaacatatacatcaaattcaaattgatttaaatcaatctgagtatgaagttttgatagaaatccgaCTTTCTGCACCTTACAAgcaaatgaatttcaaaaatactatatcgagATGCAAAACTGATGatgtaaaatttcttacatcgCCCAGTCCTAGCAGTTGGCATGTCTGTTaagatgtaattaaaaaagtaattacatgTATAAAAAAGTTGCCACTGTTAAAATGCTATGTGAAAAGTCAAGATTAAATctacctgaaaaaaaattattaaatgattaaggTTTCTCACCAATATGAGTGTGATTAGTTAGACACTCCTTCCtcaaaaactacaagaataaggtttctcatcAGTATGAGTGTGAAGGTATTTAAATTGCTGTCTATATTgtgaaaaaatcttattacaaatattacaagaataaggtttttcaccagtatgaatGCCATTGTATACAGTTAGATAACACTGttctgaaaaactcttattgcaTATACTACAAGCACAAGGTTTCTTACTAGTATGAGTGCATAAGTGATTATTTAGATGAGTCATCTGTAAAAACACTTTTCACatctacaagaataaggtttttaatctatatgaataTGTTTATGCGCATTCAGACCATTTTTATGAGTAAAACTCTAATTACATATAATAACAGGGTTCTCACTCtttcaacaaagcaaaaattaagcacttttaaggattaagtacttttttgaaaaattaaggactttaaaAATGGTATGATTGTTTATCATCGAATATACATGACACCAACAACAGTGCAAATTATTTACCTTCCTAAAagaatcaatcaataaaaaaaaacactaaaaaacaataaatttttttttttaaatccaggaaggtttaaaaaaaaaaaaattcagattgttaaaagttaacgccattcagatttaaaagttaatgtatGAAACTAATCTgcattccatttttaatgatttcattgaaattgaattgtaaaattaagtgcaaaaatcaagatttgcaattttttcatgtatattaaaaaaaaaagagtaaataaagaaattcgccataacattgaaaaagttatttcaacaagtttttatattttgctgctAGATCacaaaatgtgttattttacttttatgatgaACTTATTTCCAGTCAAACCTGTTCTTAGGAATTTACATAATGTAACtaaacattttgacaaaaacatgaactaattttaaagcaactaaaaattgaacagaatttaaaagtatattaagtTGCAATGTTAACTgagtaaaatgattatttaaatctaaggaTCTTTTAAATGAGCAGATTTACGTTTTTATGTAACAATTTGCGTAagcttaagaaataaaagtaatagcGTAACAATcttaccttaaattttttttgcattgcaacaaaagaaatcataaatagtTACCAAATAATAAACTTTCTTGTTAGAAGCAAATCATGATTTCTTATTTAGTACTCAGGAAGGAAAAacttaagtatttttgaaagaaaacttgAGGTTCTCCTCAAAACCCCCAATAGACCCTaggtttttgatgaaaaacctTGCTGGGCAGGAATTTTTCAAACCCTGTTTCTTacaaatctgtttaatttttagtactaacatgaattttaaaaaatgttatacttTCTATAAAGTAACAGTTATtata includes:
- the LOC107444194 gene encoding zinc finger protein 845; its protein translation is MSFLVDGNMIMLNVNTNKNLYFCVICNKNFKRNSHLTVHSRSHTGEKPYSCSICNNSFSQRCHLNNHYLTHTGEKPYSCSICNKSFSDKSKLTKHCRTHTGEKPYSCSICQKSFSEKDRLTVHNRSHTGEKPYSCSICNKSFSDKSTLNRHCRTHTDEKPYSCCICQKSFSEKSRLTLHSRSHTGEKPYSCNICNKSFSEKSILTKHYSTHTGEKPYSCSVCDKKFSRKDYLTKHNRQHNGEYLYSCSICKKSFSYRSLLTVHYRSHTAKKLFSCSICNKSFSYRSLLTVHYRSHTAKKLFSCSICNKSFLYRWDLTEHNRTHTSEKANSCSICHKSFSTKGNLTRHSCCHTGEKPYSCSICNKSFTENSKLNRHCRTHTGEKPYSCSICQKSFSEKSKLTKHCRIHTGEKPYSCSICQKSFSEKSRLTLHSRSHSGEKPYSCNICNKSFSEKSKLTKHYRTHTGEKPYSCSICLKSFSEKSCLTKHNRSHTGEKPYSCSICQKSFSQKSSLTKHSRSHTGEKPYSCSICKKSFSEKSRLTVHIRSHTGEKPYSCSICQKSFSEKSRLTVHIRSHTGEKPYSCSICKKSFSHKCYLTKHNCSHTDEKP